The Flavipsychrobacter sp. genome contains the following window.
TAGCTGCTCTCTGGAAACAGACACTAAAGGATTACTATTGTTAAATTCTACCTTATGATCCCAAAGCTTATTGATCGGAGAATAGAAATAAACATTGCCAGACTTCATTGCTGTCACCATCTCTTCAGGAAAATCAATATAAACTTCATGCTCTTCTGCTCTAATAGCTAAAGGGCTAGATAATGTAGCTTGGTTTTTGCTAGCATCTATAAGCTCTTGGTATACCAACTCCTGCTGGTAATAATCATCAGCCACTAAACTTGAATCTTGCTTCATACTACCTATAACAAGAGCAATTATCAGAGCCATAAAACTTCCGTATAGTATTGCTATCCTTGCTCCCCAGTTTAACTTTTTCATAGCTGTTATTTTTTATTGAATGGTCCTAAAAAGTTAGTCTCAATTGTTTTTATCTTCTTACCATCTTCATATACTCCTATCTTCAAAATTGTTTTCCTTTTCTTGATTTTATCCTCATCTATAAAAATGAACAAACTACCGGTTGCGTGTTCTTCTTTACTAATCTTCAACTCTTGGCTACCTACATATTTTATTTCTCCCTCAAAGTCCTCAGGCCTTAACTCTAGTATCTTATCCGCATAAGTTTTATTCACTATTTTATAGTTGTATAAATTACTTATTTGATCATTAGGTTGTTTTTGAAAAAGCTGACCCGAAGAACGAAGTACAGCTACATCAACATTAGTCCGACTCATAAGCAGGAATGTCAATACCCCTAACAAGACTACCATTACTGCGGTATAAGCTTTCATTCTTCCTGTGAATCTTGTAGGCTTATTTTCAGAAATATTACTTTCCGAAGCATAGCGTATTAGTCCTTTAGGTAGCCCTACACTTTCCATAATACTATCACAAGCATCGATACAAGCTGTACAATTCACACACTCTAACTGGGTACCATTACGTATATCTATACCTGTAGGGCATACTCTCACACACTGATTACAATCGATACAGTCACCTATTGTACGTTCTTCATTTTTCTTAAACCTACCTCTTTCTTCCCCTCTTACGTGGTCGTAAGTAACGATTATAGAGTCTCTATCTAAAAGAACCCCTTGCATCCTTCCGTATGGACATACTACTGTACATACTTGCTCTCTAAACCAAGTATAAACAAAGAAGAATATAGTGGTAAATATGAGTAACGCTATAAAGCCACCTAAATTTTCACTAATAGGGGATGATATCACAATTCTCAGCTCATCTATACCAATTATGTAAGCAAGGAAAGTATTGGCAATTAAGAAGCTGATCGTCCAAAACACGATCCACTTCATCGACTTCTTGAATATCTTATCCTTATTCCATTTTTGCTGTGCTAGCCTTTTTTGTTCATTCGCGGTTCCCTCTATCCAGTATTCTACTTTTCTGAATACCATTTCCATAAATATGGTTTGCGGACAAACCCAACCACAAAACACACGACCAAAGACCACCGTAAATAAGGCTATGAACACGATAAATAATATCATGCTCAAGCCAAATATGAAAAAGTCTTGCGGCCAAAATATTTGACCGAATATGATAAACTTTCTTTCTAGGATGTTTAACAAGAACAATGGTCGGCCGTTTACCTTCACAAAGGGCAAACCGAAAAAGACAATTAAATATAGAACAGACAACCAAGTTCTAGCATTATAATACCACCCCTTAGGTTTTTGTGGAAAAACCCATACTCTCTTTCCCTGCTTATCTACAGTGGCTACCTTGTCTCTAAAAGCCGACTGGTCTACATTCTTGCTCATGTTCTCTTTATATTATTCTGCTACTTCAGTAGCTGCTTCACTAGTACTATCTGCTGCCGCAGCCTCTTCCACATATAATTCACCCTGAGGATCTTTTGGCGCTGCAGGAGTGGTACCCTGAAGAGATTTTACATAACTGGCTATTTGCGCAATCTGCTTTGGAGAATACGTGTTCTGCCAGCTCTGCATACCCTTATCTTTCCACCCATATTTAATGCTCTTAAATATATCTTTCAGACTACCACCGTGCAACCAATATTTATCAGTGAGGTTTGGCCCGATAGAATTACCACCACCATCTGCAGCGTGGCAAGCAACGCAAGTAGTTGAGAACATCTCAGCACCCGAAGCAATACCTGCAGCATCTAACATAACTACAGAATTCTCATCTACATTATCAGCTGCACTAGCTAAATACTTTGCTATCTCTTTATTAGCTTTTTCTACCGACTGCACATACTCTTGCTGTTGGTTAAGACCATTACCTCCTGCATGATAATACCATATATATATCACACCTACTACAATGGTCAAATAAAAGCCGTACTTCCACCAAGGCGGCAGACTGTTGTCCAACTCCTGTATGCCATCATAATCATGATCAAGTAGAATGTCTTCTTCCTGCTCAATAGCAACTGCAGCATTAAATCTATCCCAGAATGGCACCTTCTTTACAATTTTTTGTGCCGCCGCAGCCATTTCAGGCTTTTTGCTTATCACACGTACCATTACTTTTATCATAAAAATTAGAGATACGATTGTCACTAATTCTAAAATGATAATAGTAGCAAGTGCATAAAATTCATCCTTCAACATACCATTGATGTATGGAGATGATTGTGATGCGGTAGATGCAGCCTCTTGTGCAATTACACTGCTACTCAATAAGCTTGCACCTAGCAATACTAATAATGCTTTTGCTGTTGTGCTACTTCTTTTCTCACGCATTTTATCACGATACACAAAGCTTAGTTGTCTCAATGTATTCCCTAATATTAGAATAGCGAATAGCAACACTATTATTAAGCTTACTAAACCAATAAGCATAACATTTACTTTTTCGCCACCTTGCGCGGCACCCTCTGCAGCTATAGACAACACGGGTGTCAATAGCACTAATAGCATTGGTGTGATTATATTTTTAAAATATTTGAACATGTCTCTATTCATTTATTTATTAATCATTGTTGTTGCTTAATGGTAAATTTTTCACCTCATCTATATAGCTTTTGCTTACACGCATTGCCCATAAAAACAACCCAGTAAAGAAAGCAAAGAAGATGATCAGCGATATAAGAGGGTAGATATCTACTCCTGTTATCGTTTCTAAATAATGCCTAAACTTCATTTCTTTTATCTTTTAAATAGATGAGTTAATTATTGTTGTGCTGTTTTTTGCTCCAGTTTAATATCAGTACCAATACGTTGCAAATAAGCTATCAATGCTACTATCTCTTTATTCTTCTCAATTTCAATACCCTTGTCGGATAGTCTTTTTTGTATTGCTCCTGCTTGAAGCATCAAATCATTATTAGCAACCACATCATAACCTTCTTCATAAGGCACACCTAATGTCTGCATGGCTCTGATCTTAGCCGGTGTTACCGCAGTATCTAGGTCGTTTTCTATTAGCCAAGGATATGCAGGCATGATAGAGTGAGAAGATATAGTACGAGGATCCAGCATATGGTTGAAGTGCCAGCTATCGTCGTACTTACCACCAATACGTGCTAAGTCAGGACCTGTACGCTTACTACCCCATTGGAATGGGTGGTCGTATACGAATTCACCTGCTTTAGAGTACTCTCCATATCTTACTACCTCACTACGGAATGGTCTGATCATTTGACTATGACAAGTATAACAACCCTCTCTTACGTATATATCACGTCCTTGTAGTTCAAGCGGTGTATATGGTCTTACAGATTCTATTGTCGGCACATTAGACTTCACTAAGAATGTTGGTACGATCTCTATCAAACCTCCTATACCTACTACTACCAAGCTTAGTACTAGCATTTGTACTGGGCGGCGCTCGATCCAACGGTGCCAGTGATGCTTACCATGTTCTACATACACTTTTGGTAATGGTGCCGCCTCTGCTGCTTCATCATTTACAGCAGTACCACTCTTCACTGTTTTGTAAAGGTTAACACACATTAGAATAGCACCTACCAGATATAGTGTACCACCTATACCACGCATCATGTAGAATGGTTCCATTGCCTTCACGGTTTCCATAAACTGATATTCTAACTGACCAGTAGGAGTGAAGTCTTGTAGCATAGACCACTGCATGAAACCAGCCCAGTACATAGGAAC
Protein-coding sequences here:
- a CDS encoding FixH family protein — its product is MKKLNWGARIAILYGSFMALIIALVIGSMKQDSSLVADDYYQQELVYQELIDASKNQATLSSPLAIRAEEHEVYIDFPEEMVTAMKSGNVYFYSPINKLWDHKVEFNNSNPLVSVSREQLVNTRYVVKVDWEVDGKRYYQESEVTLN
- the ccoG gene encoding cytochrome c oxidase accessory protein CcoG, which codes for MSKNVDQSAFRDKVATVDKQGKRVWVFPQKPKGWYYNARTWLSVLYLIVFFGLPFVKVNGRPLFLLNILERKFIIFGQIFWPQDFFIFGLSMILFIVFIALFTVVFGRVFCGWVCPQTIFMEMVFRKVEYWIEGTANEQKRLAQQKWNKDKIFKKSMKWIVFWTISFLIANTFLAYIIGIDELRIVISSPISENLGGFIALLIFTTIFFFVYTWFREQVCTVVCPYGRMQGVLLDRDSIIVTYDHVRGEERGRFKKNEERTIGDCIDCNQCVRVCPTGIDIRNGTQLECVNCTACIDACDSIMESVGLPKGLIRYASESNISENKPTRFTGRMKAYTAVMVVLLGVLTFLLMSRTNVDVAVLRSSGQLFQKQPNDQISNLYNYKIVNKTYADKILELRPEDFEGEIKYVGSQELKISKEEHATGSLFIFIDEDKIKKRKTILKIGVYEDGKKIKTIETNFLGPFNKK
- a CDS encoding cbb3-type cytochrome c oxidase N-terminal domain-containing protein, whose translation is MFKYFKNIITPMLLVLLTPVLSIAAEGAAQGGEKVNVMLIGLVSLIIVLLFAILILGNTLRQLSFVYRDKMREKRSSTTAKALLVLLGASLLSSSVIAQEAASTASQSSPYINGMLKDEFYALATIIILELVTIVSLIFMIKVMVRVISKKPEMAAAAQKIVKKVPFWDRFNAAVAIEQEEDILLDHDYDGIQELDNSLPPWWKYGFYLTIVVGVIYIWYYHAGGNGLNQQQEYVQSVEKANKEIAKYLASAADNVDENSVVMLDAAGIASGAEMFSTTCVACHAADGGGNSIGPNLTDKYWLHGGSLKDIFKSIKYGWKDKGMQSWQNTYSPKQIAQIASYVKSLQGTTPAAPKDPQGELYVEEAAAADSTSEAATEVAE
- a CDS encoding CcoQ/FixQ family Cbb3-type cytochrome c oxidase assembly chaperone; the protein is MKFRHYLETITGVDIYPLISLIIFFAFFTGLFLWAMRVSKSYIDEVKNLPLSNNND